From the genome of Papaver somniferum cultivar HN1 chromosome 2, ASM357369v1, whole genome shotgun sequence, one region includes:
- the LOC113350655 gene encoding uncharacterized protein LOC113350655, which yields MSSSSSYGDFSKGFLEKGFGFETKGRKKRTLTEDGIPNSSSYIAYSHQDVENEGMVSAEVVHDFLKYFEEAKHQLVETMKDLDVLMIGFCPKFAITYKRKTKPPSSFTLKSLILSMAFLCSTRCLLLLFLISAVPLGFIISLERSKSSTHVYEYKSNGWLRECSKWDDVNRRFLVSYMEGGIGEIVVSDNDHQTVIAERTVIKESELSGNASLGIVIDRPRNRLVVASADVLGNLFSAVAAYDLTTWNRLFLTHLSGSGDGKAFADDVAVDEEGNAYVTDAKQSKIWKVGVNGELLSIIKSPLFTFKEWYENLIALNGIVYHPDGFLLVIHTVNGALYKINTKTEEVKLVKFVGGGSLRFGDGLELLDSSRLIVAGNPSARLVESLDGWETATVVGKFFGPLHRVATAATVKDGKVYLNHLVGFGIPNRKHNLVEAVFKPVR from the exons atgtcttcttcatcttcttatggTGATTTTTCTAAGGGATTCCTTGAGAAAGGCTTTGGTTTTGAAACtaaaggaaggaagaaaagaactcttacTGAAGATGGAATACCAAATTCCTCATCTTATATCGCTtactcacatcaagatgttgagaatgagggtATGGTGTccgctgaagtggttcatgactttctcaaATACTTCGAGGAAGCAAAACATCAACTTGTTGAGACTATGAAGGATCTCGATGTG CTTATGATCGGGTTCTG TCCAAAATTCGCCATCACctacaaaagaaaaactaaacccCCCTCCTCTTTCACTCTCAAATCTCTTATTCTCTCAATGGCGTTTCTGTGCTCAACGAGATGTCTGCTACTACTCTTTTTGATCTCAGCCGTTCCTTTGGGTTTCATCATATCACTAGAGAGATCAAAATCATCAACACACGTGTACGAATACAAATCTAATGGATGGTTAAGAGAGTGTAGTAAATGGGATGATGTTAACCGTAGATTTCTTGTATCATACATGGAAGGCGGTATAGGTGAAATTGTTGTATCAGACAATGATCATCAAACAGTGATTGCAGAAAGAACAGTAATCAAAGAATCTGAATTGTCAGGGAACGCATCCCTAGGAATCGTAATCGATCGGCCTAGAAATCGtcttgttgttgctagtgctgaTGTTCTTGGGAATTTGTTCAGTGCTGTTGCTGCTTATGATTTGACTACATGGAACCGATTGTTTCTTACTCATCTCAGTGGATCag GGGATGGAAAAGCATTTGCAGATGATGTAGCAGTAGATGAAGAAGGCAATGCATATGTCACAGACGCCAAACAGAGTAAGATATGGAAGGTAGGAGTAAATGGGGAGCTTCTAAGCATCATCAAGAGCCCGCTGTTCACATTTAAGGAGTGGTATGAAAACTTGATTGCGCTTAATGGAATTGTGTATCACCCTGATGGATTTTTGCTGGTGATCCACACTGTTAATGGCGCCCTGTACAAGATTAATACGAAAACAGAAGAAGTTAAGCTAGTTAAGTTTGTTGGTGGAGGTTCATTGAGATTCGGTGATGGTTTAGAGCTTTTAGATTCAAGTAGGCTTATAGTTGCGGGAAATCCTTCTGCGAGACTAGTTGAGAGTCTAGATGGATGGGAAACGGCTACAGTTGTTGGTAAATTTTTTGGACCTTTGCATCGGGTAGCAACTGCCGCTACTGTTAAAGATGGAAAAGTTTATCTAAATCATTTGGTTGGGTTCGGAATCCCTAATAGAAAACATAACCTTGTTGAAGCTGTGTTCAAACCTGTTAGGTAA